In the Advenella kashmirensis WT001 genome, one interval contains:
- the wrbA gene encoding NAD(P)H:quinone oxidoreductase, whose product MTKILVLYYSMYGHIETMANSIADGARQVQGTEVTVKRVPETMNEEAFRNAGGKAEQAAPVATVQDLADYDAIIIGTPTRFGNMAGQMRTFLDQTGGLWAKGALAGKIASVFTSTGTGGGQEMTITSTWTTLAHHGMIIVPIGYTNPALFDISQVGGGTPYGASTIAGGDGSRQPDERELGIAKHQGEYVAKIAVKLKG is encoded by the coding sequence ATGACGAAGATACTTGTACTTTACTACTCCATGTATGGCCATATCGAGACCATGGCAAACAGCATTGCAGACGGCGCCCGCCAGGTACAGGGCACCGAAGTTACTGTCAAGCGCGTTCCCGAAACGATGAATGAAGAAGCCTTTCGCAATGCGGGCGGCAAAGCTGAACAGGCAGCACCCGTCGCGACTGTTCAGGATCTGGCCGACTACGACGCGATTATTATTGGTACGCCAACCCGGTTCGGCAACATGGCAGGACAGATGCGTACGTTCCTGGATCAAACCGGTGGCTTATGGGCAAAAGGCGCTCTCGCCGGAAAAATTGCAAGTGTGTTTACCTCTACCGGCACCGGCGGCGGCCAGGAAATGACCATCACCTCTACCTGGACCACCCTTGCCCACCACGGCATGATTATCGTGCCTATTGGGTATACGAACCCAGCCCTGTTCGACATATCGCAAGTGGGTGGCGGGACTCCTTATGGCGCCTCGACCATTGCCGGCGGCGACGGTTCACGCCAGCCCGACGAGCGTGAGCTTGGCATCGCCAAGCATCAAGGTGAGTATGTCGCGAAAATAGCGGTCAAATTGAAGGGCTGA
- a CDS encoding NAD(P)-dependent oxidoreductase — MSAIVLLTNPIDSHETARLSEHAQVRVASSLDQHVLAKEIREADVLIVRSPVAAAVLAQADRLRGIVRHGAGVDIVPVAEATARAIPVSNAPGANAVAVAEYVVGQMLLLSRRLHTVDSLLRSDGWGASRTLSDRAVELQGKTIGIIGVGAIGQALARICHYGFGMSVIGYRRDPSKMPDYIVAATSDDVFRVADFVVLACPLTAETKGMANQRTLSLMKPGASIINVARGAVINQTDLIDALAQQKISAALDVFESQPLPEDSPLRTMPNVILSSHIAGITMESMRRISELSVNQTLDLLAGKLPTPLVNPEVTQRALERMQMLQTSF, encoded by the coding sequence ATGAGTGCTATTGTTCTGCTGACCAACCCGATTGATTCCCACGAAACAGCACGTCTGAGTGAACATGCGCAAGTGCGCGTTGCTTCGTCGCTGGATCAGCACGTGCTTGCCAAAGAGATACGTGAAGCTGACGTGCTGATTGTGCGCTCGCCAGTCGCTGCTGCGGTTTTGGCGCAGGCTGATCGTCTTCGCGGCATTGTCAGGCACGGGGCTGGAGTGGATATTGTTCCGGTTGCGGAAGCGACGGCAAGGGCAATTCCGGTGAGCAATGCACCCGGGGCAAACGCTGTTGCAGTGGCAGAGTATGTAGTGGGTCAAATGCTGCTGCTTTCACGTCGCCTGCATACGGTAGATTCGCTGCTTCGCAGTGACGGATGGGGCGCATCGCGGACGCTGTCTGACCGAGCTGTTGAACTTCAAGGAAAAACGATCGGTATTATTGGTGTCGGCGCCATTGGCCAGGCACTGGCCCGCATCTGTCATTATGGTTTCGGCATGTCCGTTATCGGCTATCGCCGCGATCCAAGCAAAATGCCAGACTATATCGTTGCAGCAACCAGTGATGATGTTTTTCGAGTGGCCGATTTCGTGGTGCTTGCCTGCCCGTTGACTGCGGAAACCAAAGGCATGGCAAACCAGCGGACATTGAGCCTGATGAAGCCGGGCGCCAGTATTATCAACGTGGCGCGCGGCGCGGTGATTAATCAGACAGATCTTATTGACGCGCTGGCGCAGCAGAAAATAAGCGCAGCGCTGGATGTTTTTGAGTCGCAGCCGCTGCCTGAAGACTCGCCCTTGCGTACGATGCCGAATGTTATTTTAAGCAGTCATATTGCAGGCATTACCATGGAAAGCATGCGTCGCATCAGCGAGTTATCAGTGAACCAGACACTGGATTTGCTTGCTGGAAAATTGCCGACACCCTTGGTCAATCCGGAGGTGACGCAGCGGGCACTGGAGCGGATGCAAATGTTGCAAACCTCGTTCTGA
- a CDS encoding mandelate racemase/muconate lactonizing enzyme family protein yields the protein MKITDVQTLSCDAGWRNYYFVKISTDAGICGWAEFDEGFGSPGVTAVIQKLSEMLIGNAVPSQERFYAEAYSRTRPAAGGVVAEGIGALENALLDVRAKSLDVPCYELLGGKVRDKLRVYWSHCPAWRINHPKYFGPAVTDLDGVKAMGAEARERGFSALKSNTFIFDDGPAYAWRPGFAAPFYPELNADRRIIRNLRDCLEALRDGAGDDMEILLDLNFNFKTEGYLKILRAIADHDIFWVEIDSYSPEALAYIRNHSPHPISSCETLFGAREFLPYFQKNAVDVAIVDVVWNGAWQSMKIANLADIHEVNVAPHNFYGHLCTMMNAHFASAVPNFRIMETDIDRLAWDKELFTYVPEYVDGHLIVPDRPGWGTEPVEEAIRAHPPKPGGGLIRPRQSR from the coding sequence TTGAAGATCACAGATGTCCAGACACTGTCCTGCGACGCCGGTTGGCGCAATTACTATTTCGTCAAGATTTCGACTGATGCCGGTATTTGCGGATGGGCGGAGTTTGATGAAGGCTTTGGCTCTCCAGGAGTTACTGCGGTCATTCAGAAGCTGAGCGAAATGCTTATTGGCAACGCGGTGCCCAGTCAGGAACGTTTTTACGCCGAGGCCTACAGCCGAACGCGCCCAGCGGCCGGCGGCGTGGTTGCCGAAGGTATTGGTGCCCTGGAAAATGCGTTGCTGGATGTGCGCGCCAAATCGCTGGACGTGCCCTGCTACGAATTGCTGGGCGGAAAGGTACGCGATAAGCTGCGTGTTTACTGGTCTCATTGTCCGGCCTGGCGCATTAATCATCCAAAGTACTTTGGACCTGCCGTCACTGATCTGGACGGCGTCAAGGCCATGGGAGCCGAGGCACGTGAACGCGGTTTTAGCGCTCTCAAATCCAATACGTTCATTTTTGATGATGGCCCCGCCTACGCCTGGCGCCCGGGTTTTGCCGCTCCGTTCTATCCCGAATTGAATGCCGATCGCCGGATCATCCGGAACCTTCGCGATTGCCTGGAAGCATTACGTGACGGCGCCGGAGACGATATGGAGATCCTGCTGGATCTGAATTTCAACTTCAAGACAGAGGGGTACCTGAAAATACTGCGCGCCATCGCCGATCATGACATTTTCTGGGTGGAAATTGACAGCTATAGCCCCGAGGCGCTTGCATATATACGGAATCACAGTCCACATCCGATCAGTTCATGCGAAACCCTGTTCGGCGCCCGGGAGTTCCTGCCTTACTTTCAGAAAAATGCCGTTGACGTTGCGATTGTCGACGTTGTCTGGAATGGCGCATGGCAGTCGATGAAAATCGCCAATCTGGCCGATATCCATGAAGTGAATGTTGCTCCACATAATTTCTATGGCCACCTGTGCACCATGATGAATGCGCATTTTGCAAGCGCGGTGCCTAATTTCCGCATCATGGAGACGGATATTGACCGACTGGCATGGGATAAAGAGTTATTCACCTATGTTCCTGAGTATGTAGACGGACATCTGATCGTTCCGGACAGGCCAGGCTGGGGAACAGAACCCGTGGAAGAAGCCATCAGAGCGCATCCGCCAAAACCAGGCGGCGGACTGATCCGGCCGCGTCAGTCCCGATAG
- a CDS encoding TetR/AcrR family transcriptional regulator: MAPTEVIAADASGQTLQQRILRTAAQLFAAHGFHAVGMQALCDALQISRGAFYHHFRSKDDVLDDICTRYMTELVHKGRQTLKDEADPERCLQRLGQDLLQVIAANLPELTVCFREIQSLGSERRQKVAELHREYESLWKETVERGAHSGVLLPYSRVRMKAVLGMYYYSYIWLNPERPDELADAIASFNDIALKGLRK, translated from the coding sequence ATGGCCCCAACCGAAGTCATCGCTGCGGACGCGTCCGGGCAAACCCTGCAACAACGCATTCTTAGAACAGCAGCGCAGCTTTTCGCTGCGCATGGTTTTCATGCCGTGGGCATGCAGGCGCTATGCGACGCACTGCAAATCAGCCGCGGCGCCTTCTACCATCACTTTCGCAGCAAGGATGATGTCCTGGACGACATTTGCACTCGCTATATGACAGAGTTGGTACACAAGGGCAGACAAACGTTAAAAGACGAGGCAGATCCCGAGCGTTGTCTTCAGCGGCTCGGACAGGATCTGCTGCAGGTCATTGCCGCAAACCTTCCGGAGCTGACAGTGTGCTTTCGCGAAATACAGAGCCTGGGAAGCGAGCGCCGCCAGAAGGTAGCCGAACTACACCGCGAATACGAATCGCTCTGGAAGGAAACAGTTGAACGCGGCGCACACTCAGGAGTACTGCTGCCCTACTCGCGCGTGCGCATGAAAGCCGTGCTGGGAATGTACTATTACAGTTATATCTGGCTTAATCCCGAACGGCCCGATGAACTGGCCGACGCAATCGCATCCTTCAATGACATTGCGTTAAAAGGCCTGCGAAAATAA
- the soxC gene encoding sulfite dehydrogenase: MNEKDASTAAIAEPAGSQLKPASAGTRAARRNFLLHSSAVVTAVATAGVAREALAADPTKEAAADAAANLPPNVPKWTRSLGSPTASPYGKPSAFEKKAIRNMYPGLKEPMSAYSTSPLQELDGTITPNGLFYERHHAGVPQIDPAEHRLMLHGLVERPLVFTMDEIRQFPCVSPIYFLECSGNPSFLPPYGKTAAEVAGLVSCAQWTGVPLKTLLEHAGLKKEAKWIVAEGADGAAMTRSIPIEKCLDDVLVVYSQNGERLRPEQGYPIRLFVPGFEGNMSIKWLRRLHVTDQPGYTREETGKYTDLMADGRARKFSFVMECKSLITQPSGTHKLTRKGTHEIRGIAWSGHGKITAVDISTDGGNTWKAATLQEPVISKALTAFRFLFDWNGEEQVIMSRAVDETGYVQPTLDQLIEARGKVSFYHNNAIQPWKIATTGEVTNGRV; the protein is encoded by the coding sequence ATGAACGAAAAGGATGCATCAACGGCGGCCATTGCCGAGCCTGCGGGCTCGCAGCTAAAGCCCGCGTCTGCAGGGACACGCGCGGCGCGACGTAATTTTCTTTTACACAGCAGTGCTGTAGTGACCGCTGTGGCGACGGCCGGCGTGGCGCGCGAAGCGCTTGCTGCCGATCCCACCAAAGAGGCAGCGGCCGATGCTGCCGCCAATTTGCCGCCGAACGTTCCCAAGTGGACGCGTTCACTGGGCAGCCCGACGGCGAGTCCTTATGGCAAGCCGTCTGCCTTTGAAAAAAAGGCGATCAGAAATATGTACCCTGGCCTTAAGGAGCCGATGTCTGCCTATAGTACCTCGCCGCTGCAGGAACTTGACGGAACAATTACACCCAATGGCCTGTTTTATGAGCGTCATCATGCCGGCGTTCCGCAGATCGATCCTGCCGAACATCGCCTCATGCTGCACGGGCTGGTTGAACGACCTTTGGTATTTACGATGGATGAGATCAGGCAATTTCCCTGTGTTTCGCCTATTTATTTTCTGGAGTGCTCGGGCAACCCGTCCTTTTTGCCACCTTACGGAAAGACTGCTGCAGAGGTAGCGGGACTGGTCAGTTGTGCGCAGTGGACGGGGGTGCCTTTGAAAACGCTGCTGGAACATGCGGGCCTGAAAAAAGAAGCGAAATGGATCGTCGCCGAGGGCGCGGACGGTGCGGCCATGACGCGCAGTATTCCAATTGAAAAATGTCTGGACGACGTGCTGGTTGTCTATAGTCAGAACGGAGAACGCTTGCGGCCGGAACAAGGTTATCCGATCCGGCTTTTTGTTCCCGGGTTTGAAGGCAATATGAGCATCAAGTGGCTGCGCCGGCTGCATGTAACCGACCAGCCAGGGTACACCCGTGAGGAAACGGGCAAATACACAGATCTGATGGCTGACGGACGTGCGCGTAAATTTTCATTTGTGATGGAGTGCAAATCCCTTATTACCCAGCCTTCGGGCACGCATAAACTCACGCGCAAGGGAACGCATGAGATTCGCGGTATTGCCTGGAGCGGACACGGCAAAATCACGGCGGTTGATATTTCCACAGACGGCGGCAATACCTGGAAGGCGGCCACATTGCAGGAGCCGGTGATAAGCAAAGCCCTTACGGCATTTCGCTTTTTGTTTGACTGGAATGGCGAGGAACAGGTGATTATGAGCCGGGCTGTTGATGAAACCGGCTATGTACAGCCAACGCTTGACCAGCTCATTGAAGCGCGCGGCAAGGTTTCTTTTTATCATAACAATGCGATTCAACCATGGAAAATCGCCACGACCGGAGAGGTGACCAATGGACGGGTTTAA
- a CDS encoding carboxymuconolactone decarboxylase family protein produces the protein MINDWNATLSNLRKGGAAFAKHNPAVVTAYRGLNEALGQARHLDDKTRELIALAVAVTTRCDGCISSHAAAAQKAGATVEEVSEALGTAVALNAGAAYVYSVRAIEAFEQMDK, from the coding sequence ATGATCAATGACTGGAACGCAACACTGAGCAATCTTCGCAAGGGCGGCGCCGCTTTTGCCAAACACAACCCTGCGGTGGTTACGGCCTATCGTGGCCTGAACGAGGCGCTTGGGCAGGCCAGACATCTGGACGACAAGACGCGTGAATTGATCGCTCTGGCAGTGGCCGTGACCACCCGGTGCGACGGCTGCATTTCATCGCACGCCGCTGCAGCCCAGAAGGCAGGTGCAACCGTGGAAGAAGTTAGCGAGGCGCTTGGTACTGCAGTAGCGCTCAATGCCGGCGCAGCCTATGTGTATTCGGTACGCGCAATTGAAGCATTTGAACAAATGGACAAATGA